The nucleotide sequence TGCGCCTGCCCCAACTCGCTGTCGGCCAGCCCGGCGAGCATACGGGCCAACTCCCGGGTCCGCTCGCCGGCGGCGAGCGCCCGTACCCCGCTCCGGGTGATCGTGCCGGCGTCGTCCTTGTCCACCACGAGGTGCTGGTCGGCGTACGCCGCCACCTGCGGCAGGTGGGTGACCACGATCACCTGGTGGCTCGTCGCCAGCCGGGCCAGGCGCCGGCCGACCTCGGTGGCGGCCTGCCCGCCGACGCCCGCGTCGACCTCGTCGAAGACCATCGTGGTCACCGGGTCGGCGTCGGCGAAGACGACCTCCACAGCGAGCATCACCCGGGACAGTTCCCCGCCGGACGCGGCCCGCTGGATCGGGCGGGCCGGCGCGCCGCGGTGCGAGCGGAACAGCAGGGTGACCTCGTCGACACCGTCGGGGCCGGCGGTCACCTCGGCGCCGTCGACGGTCAGCGTCGGGGCGCCGGCCTCGACCGGCCGTGGCCGGACCTGCGCCTGCACCTGGGCGTCGGGCATCGCCAGGCCCGCCAGCTCGGCGGTCACCGCCGTGGCGAACCGTTTCCCGGCTTTGGCGCGGGCCCGGGACAGCCGGCCGGCCAGTGCGGCGGCTTCCTGGCGCGCGCTGTCGCGGTCGGCGGCGAGCGCGGCGAGCGCGTCGTCGGAGGGGTCGAGGTCGGCCAGCCGGCGCTCGGCGTCATCGGCCCAGGCGAGGACCCCGGCGACACCGCCGGCGCCGGTGCCGGGGTCGGCGTAGCTGCGGGTCAGCGACCGCAGCTCGGCCCGTCGCTGCTCGATGGCCGCCAGCCGACCGGGATCGGCGTCGAGGCCGTCGAGGTAGGAGCCGAGATCGGCCGCGAGGTCGGCGACCAGCCGGCCGACCTCGGCCAGCCGTTCGGCGAGCCCGGTGAGCTCCGGGTCGTCGGTGTGCTCGAGCGCGCGCCGGGCGGCCGCCACCAGCACGGTCGCGTCGATGCCCTCGCCGGCGCCGTCGGCCGGGTCGGCGGTCAGGCTCTCGTGCGCGGTCTGGGCGGCCACCCGCAGGGCGTCGGCGTTGGCGAGCCGGGCGGCCTCCGCATCGAGGTCGTCGTCCTCTCCGGGCCGGGGGTCGACCTCGGCGATCTCGGCCAGTCCACGCCGCAGCACCTCGGCCTCGGCCCGCAACTCCCGCACCCGGCCGGTCCGGTCCGCGAGGGCGCGGGCGCACTCCTGCCAGCGGGTGAAGCGTTTGCGGTAGTCCTCCCGCAGGTCCGCGACCGGCGCACCGGCGTAGCGGTCGAGGGCGGCGCGCTGCTCGACCGGCCGCAGCAGGGCCATCTGATCGGACTGGCCGTGCACGGCGAGCACCGGATCGCACAGTTCGGCGAGCACGCCGACCGGTACCGAGCGGCCGCCGACGTGGGCCCGGGACCGGCCCTCGGGGAGCACCGTGCGGGCGAGGATGAGCGAGCCGTCCTCGTCGACCTCGGCGCCGGCATCCGCGGCCCGGGCCAGCACGGGTGCCCCGGGCGGGAGTTGCAGCCGGCCCTCGACCGACGCCCGGGCGGCACCGGCGCGCACCAGACCGGTGTCGGCGCGGGCTCCGAGGAGCAGGGTGAGCCCGGACACGACCATCGTCTTGCCCGCACCGGTCTCGCCGGTGAGCACGGTCAGGCCGGGGCCGAACTGCAGCGTCGCATCCTCGATCACCCCGAGACCGCGGATGCGCATCTCCTCGAGCACGGCGCGCGACCTCCGGGTGCGGTGACGTCGTTGCGACCCTAGCGCCGCCGGTCCCGGAAGCCCTTCACCGGCAACGCGAACTTCGCGACCAGCCGGTCGGTGAACACCCGCGAGTGCACCCGCACGATCCGCACCGACTGCACGCCCCGGCGTACTTCGACGCGGGACCCCGGCGGCACCGGGAGGGTACGGCGCCCGTCGCAGCAGAGCACCGCATCGTGCCCGTCGGCGAGCAGCCGCACGGCGAGCACCGAACCGGCCGAGGTGACCAGCGGCCGGGCGAAGAGCGCGTGGGCGTTGTTGGGGACCACGACCAGCGCCTCGACCGACGGCCAGGCGACCGGCCCGCCGGCGGAGAACGCGTAGGCCGTCGACCCGGTCGGTGTCGCGAACAGCACGCCATCGCAGCCGAAACTGGTGAGCGGGTGGTCGTCGATCTCGATGGACACCTCGATCATCCGCTCCGGGGCGGACTTCTCGACCGAGGCCTCGTTGAGCGCCCACGCGGTCACCGGTGGTCCGTCCGGTGGCTGCACCGTCACGTCGATGGTGAGTCGCTCCTCGACGTCGTAGTGCTTGTCGACGACCCGGGCGATGGTGTCGTCGAGTGCCTCGGGCTCGGCCTCGGCGAGGAAGCCGACTCGGCCGAGGTTGACGCCGAGGAGTCCGGCGCCGGTGGGTCGGGCCAGCTCTGCGGCGCGCAGGAAGGTGCCGTCGCCGCCCAGGACGAGCACGATCTCGGCGTCGTCGGCCGCGCAGTCGTCGGCGGCGACGACGCGCACGCCCTCGACGTGCAGGTCGCCGGCCTCTTCGTCAAGCACGCGCACCTCGAACCCGGCCGCGCCGAGCCGCCCGATGACGAGGCGGGCGAGGTCGACGATGTCCGACCGGCCGGTGTGGGTGACGAGCAGCGCGACGCGCGCCGGTCCGGAGGCACTCATGACGGCCCGGCGGCCACGGCGGCGGCGACCTCGTCGGGGGACGCCGGCGGTGCGTCGGCCCGCAGCCACAGGAAGTATTCGACGTTGCCGGACGGACCGGGCAGCGGACTCGCCACGACACCGGCCACGCCGTAGCCGAGTTCGGCCGCGGCATCGGCGACCGACAGGACCGCCCGGGCCCGCAGCGCGGGATCGCGGACGACGCCCCCCGACCCCACGTGCTCGCGGCCGACCTCGAACTGCGGCTTGACCATGGGCACCAGGTCGGCTCCGGGCCGGGCCACGCCGGCCAGCGCCGGGAGCACGAGCCGCAGCGAGATGAATGACAGGTCGGCGACGACGAGGTCGACCGGCCCGTCGATGAGGTCCACGGAGACGGCCCGGGCATTGGTGCGGTCGACGACGTGGACCCGCGGATCGGTGCGCAGCGGCCAGGCCAGCTGGCCGTAGCCGACGTCGAGCGCCACGACGCTCGCCGCCCCGCGGCGGAGCAGGACGTCGGTGAACCCCCCGGTGGACGCGCCGGCATCCAGGCAGCGCCGGTCGGCGACGACGAGCGAGCCGAACGCGTCGAGCGCGCCGGCCAGCTTGTGACCTCCCCGGGACACGTAGTCCGCGCCGTCGGTCGGCTCGGCGACCAGTACCGGCGTCGCGCGTTCGACGCCGGTCGCCGGCTTCGTCGCGACCTGACCGTTCACGCTGACCCGACCGGCGGCGACCAGCGCCGCGGCATGATCGCGGGATCGGGCCAGGCCGCGGCGTACCAGCTCGGCATCCAGGCGGGCCCGGCGCGCCACCGTCGACTAGCCCTCATCGAGGGACTCGAGCGACTCGACCAGCGCCGCGTGCACCTCGTCATAGACCGCGGCGTGCTGCTCCACCGGCAGGTCGGCGAGCGCGCCGAGCCGGCCGGTCAAGGCCCGCAGCCGGGCGATCGCCGGGTCCGGCAGCGACGAACCGTCCGGCAGCGCGTCTGCAACCATGCCCACTCCCTCGGGAACCGCAACGACTCGACCACGCTACCGCCCCACGCCGTCGCCGTCGGGAGGCCGACACCCGGTGCGATACCGTCAGCCCCGCCCGCCCGGTGACCGGGACGCCGAGGGAGTGCAGGTCATGGCCAGCGTCGAGGAGTGCGAGCAGGCGCTGCACCGGCTCGCCGGCCGGCTGCAGCGGGCCGACGGGGCCACCAAGGGGCGGATCGAAACCCGGAGCGTCGCCTGCCGGCTCACCGACTTGAGCGTCGTGTTCGCCGGAACCCTGCGCGACGGCGGTCTGCATGACATCACCCTGGCGCCCGAGTCCCCGAAGGCGCAGATCACGCTCACGATGACCAGCGACGACCTCTTGGCCCTCAGCGACGGCAGCCTGTCGCTGCCGTCGGCGTGGGCCGGCGGCCGGGTGCGGATCGACGCCGGCATCCTCGACCTGATCCGGCTGCGCAGCTACTTCTGACCCGGTCCGTCCGCGCAGCGGCCGTTCAGCCGCCGGTGAGTCCGAAGCCCGCCGCCACCTCGGTCGCGGCGGCGCCGCCCGGGCGCAGCCTGGGTGGCCGACCGGCCTCCCAGGCCGCGGCGCACAGCGCCCGCAGCGCATCCAGCCGATCCGGTCCGGTTCCGCTCAGCACGACCGCACCGTCGTCCGCAGCGGAGACCTGCCAGCCGCCGCACCGCCAGCCGCCACCGGATTCCCGCTGCGGCGCCGGGTGCGGCGTGAGCAGGCCGGTGAGGTCGGCGGCGAGGTAGGTCGGCCGGTGGACGGCCTCGGCGGCCAGCAGTTCGTCGGCCCCGGTCACGCCGGTCAGCACGAGCATGCTCGCCGAACCGGCGGCGTTGGCACCCTCGATGTCGGTGTCCAGCCGGTCACCGACAACCAGCGGGCTCCGCGCGCCGGTGCGGTCGACCGATTCCCGGTGCAGCGCCGGCTCCGGCTTGCCGGTGACCAACGGCCGGGCGCCGGTCGCCGCGGTGACGACCCCGACGAGGGCGCCGTTGCCGGGCAGCGCTCCGCGGGCCGACGGAAGCGTCGTGTCGATGTTGGTCGCGACCCACCACGCCCCGCGGCGTACCGCGACGGTCGCCTCGGCGAGGTCCCGCCAGCTGGTGTCCGGGGCGTAGCCCTGCACGACGGCGTCCGGCTCCTCGTCGGCGCTCGCGACGACGGCCAGACCTCGTCCGGTGACCTCCTGTCGAAGGGCGTCGGCGCCGACGACGAGGACCCGGGCACCGGCCGGAAGTTTCTCGGCCAGCACCCTGGCGGCGGCCTGGGCCGACGTGACGATCTCGTCCGTCTCGGCGCGTACGCCGACCTTGCCCAGCAGGGACGCCACCTCGACCGGGGTGCGGGAGGCGTTGTTGGTCACGAACGCCAGCCGCATCCCGCGCGAACGGGCCTGGGTGAGGGCGTCGGCCGCCCCGGGAACGGGGTCGTGGCCGACATAGATCACGCCGTCCAGGTCGAGCAGCGCGACGTCGTAGCGCTCGACGAGCGGCACGGTGGACCCCTGAAGCGGCTGCGGCACGCTGTTCCCCACGGTCGTCGGCTGGTTGGGCGGATCCGCCTGCCCCACCGTAAAGGGCCGCGCCGATGGCCTCGCCGCTAGCCTCGCCGCGAGTCCTATTTGCGGGCGGCCGAGAGCGCCGCCCGGGCGCCGCGCAACGCGGTGGCGTAGTGGGTGATGTCGGGGCGCATCGCGGCAGCCAGGGCGAGGTGCTCGACCGCGCCCTGCAGGTCGCCGGTCTTGGCGTCGGCGAGGCCGAGCCCGAACTGTGCGTAGTCATCGGCGGGGTTGACCGAGACGATCCAGGCGAAGCTCTCGACCGCCTGCTCGAACTGTCCGGAGTCGAACTGCGCCCGGGCCAGCGCCTCACGGACGCTGCGGGACTCCGGTTCGGCTTCTGCGGCGTGCTCGATCAGCGTGACCGCGGCCGCCGGGTTGCCGCCTTCGAGCAGCTCCACACCGCGGATGTACCAGTCGTAGACCTCGCCCTGCGGCACCACGTCAGGTGGCGGCGGCGGTAGGTCGTCATAGGGGCGCCGGACCGGCTCCTCGTCGTACCCGTTTCGGCTGTACTCGGCCACCGGCGATCACTCCTCCCCGCCCGGCCGCAGCGCCGGGCTCGACGCTGTTCACCGGACACCTACGATGCGGCCATGACCGCCGTCGATCACGTGCCGTCCGACTCGTCCATCCCCTCTCCCGGTGGCCTCGTGCTGGCCCCGTTTCGCGCGCTGCGCTACGCGACGACCGAACCTCGGCACCTCGCGCGGCTGCTCAGCCCGCCCTACGACGTGATCGACCCCGCATCGCGCACGGCGCTCGAGGAGGCCGACCCACACAACTTCGTTCGCCTCATACTCCCACGCGATGACCGCGGAGGCGGACTCAGCCGCTATCAGCGCGCGGCGCGGACCCTCGAGGAGTGGCGGTCGACCGGCGTCCTGGTCACGGATCGTGAGCAATCGCTCTACATCTACGAGATGGCGTCGGGCGGCACGGTGACCCGCGGCCTGCTCGGCGCCGCCGGGCTGGCCGCGCCGGAGGCCGGCATCATCCTGCCGCACGAGAACACCATGACCGGTACGGTCAGTGACCGGCTCGCGCTGACCGAGGCGACGGCCGCCAACCTCGAACCGATCTATCTGGTCTACGACGGCGGCGGGGCGGCGTCTTCCGTGGTGGCCGAGGTCGACTCCCGCGAGCCCGAGATGCAGGCCACCACCGAGGACGGGATCCGTCACCGGCTGTGGTCGGTGACCGATCCGGAGGCGCTCGCGGCGGTGGCCGCGGATCTGCTGCCCCGGCACGCGCTCATCGCCGACGGGCATCATCGCTACGCGACCTACCTCGCCTACCAGGCCGATCGGCACGCGCGCGGCGACGGGCCGGGGCCGTGGGACTTCGGACTGGTCTATCTGGTGGACGCCCGCGCGTTCGGCCCGCGGGTCGAGGCGATCCACCGGGTCATCGCCGGGCTTCCGCTCGACCAGGCGGTGCGCGCGGCCTCCGCCGCCTTCACCGTGACCCGCCTCGAACCGGAGCCGGACTCCGCGCTGCAGGCGCTCGCCGACGCCGGCCGGGACGGGCCCGCCTTCGTCCTCAGCGACGGCGACCGCTGGCACCTGCTCACCCGGCCCGACCCGGCGCAGCTCGCCGCCGCCGTACCCGACGACCACGCCCCCGCCTGGCGGGAGCTCGACGTGACCGTCGCCCACCGGCTGTTGATCGGGCAGTTGTGGCGGCTCGACGACCGGGAGGGCATCGTCGACTTCGAGCACGACCTGAAAGCGGCGCTGGCCACGGCACGGGCGGCCGGGGGCACCGCGTTGATCCTCCGTCCCACCCCGGTGGACCAGGTCGCGGCGGTCGCGGCGGCCGGGGAACGGATGCCCCGCAAGTCGACCTTGTTCACCCCCAAGCCCCGCAGCGGCCTGGTCCTCCGGCGTTACGACGCGTCATAGGCCGCGCCTGCCGTCCGCACCCGACGGGCCCGCCGGACCTCCACCTCGCACCGGCTGGCGGGACCGCCCGGTGAACGCCAGAACCGACGGCGTAGCGCGCCCTCCACCTCGATCACGTCGCCGGGCTGCCAACGCAGGGACTGCCGCCGGACGCCACCGACCCAGGTGAGGCAGTCGATGGTGTCGACAGTGGGGGCGCCGGCGCGCGCGGTCGCTGGGCGGCGGATCACCAGCCGCCACGTCGCGCAGACGTCGCCGCTGGGCAGTTCGCGCTCGACGGCCGCCGCGGACAGGCGGCCCACCAGCCGCACGTCGTTGCAGTGATCGGATCCGGAATCGACGCCATTCGCCTTACGCGCAGGCGGATTGCGGGTCGAGGAGGTCGCGGCGTTCTTGGTGGTCATGCACGCAGCCTGCTCGTCGGTACGGACGACGGCGAGAAGCCAACACCGATCTGTGGACGCCGGACGGCGCTGTGGACGGACGCTTGACGTCGTCGGCTCCACCGTGCGCCGGCAGGTCTCATTGCTTCGGCGGCGTGCTCCCGGCGAGGTCGCGGTAACGCTGATCGGCGTCGGTCGTCTCGTCGCCATCGATATCCCGCACCGAGCCGAACCACCGCAGCGCCTCCTCGGTGCGCCCGGCACGCTCGAGGGTGTCGGCGTAGGCGTACCAGAGGCGGTGGGTCCAGTCCTCGACGCCGGTCGCGTCGAGCTCGGGGCCCTGCAGGGCCAGCAGTGCGGCGTCGAGTTGGCCGAGGTCTTTGCGCGCCCCGGACTCGACGATCATCATCTCGATCTTGGTGGACGTGGGCAGCGCGGCGACCGCCGGATCACGGCTCACCTCGAGCGCCCGCTCGGGCCGCCCCAGCGCCCGTTCGCAGTCGGCGATCATGGGCAGCACCGCGGCGTCGCCGTTCATCCGGCGGGCCGCACGCAACTCGGTCAATGCTTCGGCCCACTCGCCGGACAGATAGGCCGCGATCCCCACCGCCTCCCGCACGACGGGAAGCCGCCCGCCCATTCGGCGTGCCGCGCGGGCGTGCAGCAGCGCCGCCGCCGGGTCCTCGTCGATCAGGCGCGCTGCGGCTGCAAGCTGCGCGCCCACGCGCTCGGCGACCGGCGCGGACAGGCTGCGCAGCTCCTGGCGGACCTCCTTGTCGAGTTCCCGCACATCGATGTCGTCGGGAACCGCAGGGTCCGGGACCGTCGCGCCGCGCCGGCTACCGCCCCGCTGGCGTGGGTCGCGGTCACCGGGCGGGCCGGCGCGCCGCTCACCGCCTGCGCCGCCCGGACGGTCGGGGCGGCCACGCTCGGTACGGCCGTGCTCTGCACGACCGCCGTAGCCATGTCCACCGTCGCCGCGGCCGCGGTCCTGACGACCCCGATCAGCCCGACCGCGGTCGGTGCGAGCCCGATCCTGGCGGCCTCGGTCGTTGCGGCCGGACCGGCCTCCGGATCCTCTTTCGGGCATCTGCCCCTCCGCTAAAGACAACGATG is from Mycobacteriales bacterium and encodes:
- a CDS encoding HAD-IIA family hydrolase translates to MPQPLQGSTVPLVERYDVALLDLDGVIYVGHDPVPGAADALTQARSRGMRLAFVTNNASRTPVEVASLLGKVGVRAETDEIVTSAQAAARVLAEKLPAGARVLVVGADALRQEVTGRGLAVVASADEEPDAVVQGYAPDTSWRDLAEATVAVRRGAWWVATNIDTTLPSARGALPGNGALVGVVTAATGARPLVTGKPEPALHRESVDRTGARSPLVVGDRLDTDIEGANAAGSASMLVLTGVTGADELLAAEAVHRPTYLAADLTGLLTPHPAPQRESGGGWRCGGWQVSAADDGAVVLSGTGPDRLDALRALCAAAWEAGRPPRLRPGGAAATEVAAGFGLTGG
- a CDS encoding NAD kinase, yielding MSASGPARVALLVTHTGRSDIVDLARLVIGRLGAAGFEVRVLDEEAGDLHVEGVRVVAADDCAADDAEIVLVLGGDGTFLRAAELARPTGAGLLGVNLGRVGFLAEAEPEALDDTIARVVDKHYDVEERLTIDVTVQPPDGPPVTAWALNEASVEKSAPERMIEVSIEIDDHPLTSFGCDGVLFATPTGSTAYAFSAGGPVAWPSVEALVVVPNNAHALFARPLVTSAGSVLAVRLLADGHDAVLCCDGRRTLPVPPGSRVEVRRGVQSVRIVRVHSRVFTDRLVAKFALPVKGFRDRRR
- a CDS encoding tetratricopeptide repeat protein; translated protein: MAEYSRNGYDEEPVRRPYDDLPPPPPDVVPQGEVYDWYIRGVELLEGGNPAAAVTLIEHAAEAEPESRSVREALARAQFDSGQFEQAVESFAWIVSVNPADDYAQFGLGLADAKTGDLQGAVEHLALAAAMRPDITHYATALRGARAALSAARK
- a CDS encoding DUF1015 domain-containing protein, which gives rise to MTAVDHVPSDSSIPSPGGLVLAPFRALRYATTEPRHLARLLSPPYDVIDPASRTALEEADPHNFVRLILPRDDRGGGLSRYQRAARTLEEWRSTGVLVTDREQSLYIYEMASGGTVTRGLLGAAGLAAPEAGIILPHENTMTGTVSDRLALTEATAANLEPIYLVYDGGGAASSVVAEVDSREPEMQATTEDGIRHRLWSVTDPEALAAVAADLLPRHALIADGHHRYATYLAYQADRHARGDGPGPWDFGLVYLVDARAFGPRVEAIHRVIAGLPLDQAVRAASAAFTVTRLEPEPDSALQALADAGRDGPAFVLSDGDRWHLLTRPDPAQLAAAVPDDHAPAWRELDVTVAHRLLIGQLWRLDDREGIVDFEHDLKAALATARAAGGTALILRPTPVDQVAAVAAAGERMPRKSTLFTPKPRSGLVLRRYDAS
- the recN gene encoding DNA repair protein RecN — its product is MLEEMRIRGLGVIEDATLQFGPGLTVLTGETGAGKTMVVSGLTLLLGARADTGLVRAGAARASVEGRLQLPPGAPVLARAADAGAEVDEDGSLILARTVLPEGRSRAHVGGRSVPVGVLAELCDPVLAVHGQSDQMALLRPVEQRAALDRYAGAPVADLREDYRKRFTRWQECARALADRTGRVRELRAEAEVLRRGLAEIAEVDPRPGEDDDLDAEAARLANADALRVAAQTAHESLTADPADGAGEGIDATVLVAAARRALEHTDDPELTGLAERLAEVGRLVADLAADLGSYLDGLDADPGRLAAIEQRRAELRSLTRSYADPGTGAGGVAGVLAWADDAERRLADLDPSDDALAALAADRDSARQEAAALAGRLSRARAKAGKRFATAVTAELAGLAMPDAQVQAQVRPRPVEAGAPTLTVDGAEVTAGPDGVDEVTLLFRSHRGAPARPIQRAASGGELSRVMLAVEVVFADADPVTTMVFDEVDAGVGGQAATEVGRRLARLATSHQVIVVTHLPQVAAYADQHLVVDKDDAGTITRSGVRALAAGERTRELARMLAGLADSELGQAHAEELLDAAARGKVRG
- a CDS encoding TlyA family RNA methyltransferase, with the protein product MARRARLDAELVRRGLARSRDHAAALVAAGRVSVNGQVATKPATGVERATPVLVAEPTDGADYVSRGGHKLAGALDAFGSLVVADRRCLDAGASTGGFTDVLLRRGAASVVALDVGYGQLAWPLRTDPRVHVVDRTNARAVSVDLIDGPVDLVVADLSFISLRLVLPALAGVARPGADLVPMVKPQFEVGREHVGSGGVVRDPALRARAVLSVADAAAELGYGVAGVVASPLPGPSGNVEYFLWLRADAPPASPDEVAAAVAAGPS